Proteins encoded together in one uncultured Desulfosarcina sp. window:
- a CDS encoding nucleotidyltransferase domain-containing protein has protein sequence MNIEFIITNLKQYKAQNGGKYPIRRIGIFGSMAKRTSTDQSDIDIVVELDRQDLFDLIGIKQDLEKKFNCSVDIVSYRQKMNPFLKRRIDNEAIYI, from the coding sequence ATGAATATAGAATTCATTATAACCAATTTGAAGCAATACAAGGCTCAGAATGGCGGGAAATATCCGATCAGACGAATCGGCATTTTTGGCTCCATGGCAAAGCGAACGTCAACGGATCAAAGCGATATCGATATCGTTGTTGAACTGGATCGGCAAGATTTGTTTGATCTGATCGGAATCAAACAGGATCTTGAGAAAAAGTTTAACTGCTCGGTAGATATCGTGAGCTACCGGCAAAAGATGAATCCGTTTTTGAAGCGTCGAATCGACAACGAGGCCATTTATATTTGA
- a CDS encoding MaoC/PaaZ C-terminal domain-containing protein, with product MDDKYADSFVVEGKLALPYQYFAGLTGSRFITTIRDQKKIMGLKCESCGKVFVPPRSTCEQCFVDISDNWVDVKNTGTVTGFTVIRYKEPHQPFDPPYIQALVQLDGADTPLVHIVKGIPVSQMKKGLRVKAVFAKKTTSTIMDIDHFRPEVQDSVKMGYTYDELEIGMTASFTKTITETDVYLFAGISGDFNPMHMNEEFAKKTPFGTRIAHGALPQCLCAPVLGMKLPGLGTVALEITTRFKAPTYFGDTITCVGEIIEKLEDRKWARMSLTWTNQDGKLVAEGKALVMPPQSS from the coding sequence ATGGACGATAAATACGCAGACAGCTTCGTGGTGGAAGGCAAACTGGCCCTTCCCTATCAGTACTTTGCCGGTCTGACGGGCAGCCGCTTCATCACCACCATCAGGGATCAGAAAAAGATCATGGGGCTCAAATGTGAAAGCTGCGGCAAAGTGTTCGTGCCGCCCCGTTCCACCTGCGAGCAATGTTTCGTCGATATTTCCGACAATTGGGTGGATGTGAAAAATACGGGAACGGTGACCGGGTTTACCGTGATCCGCTACAAGGAGCCTCACCAGCCCTTTGACCCGCCTTACATCCAGGCCCTGGTTCAGTTGGACGGCGCCGACACCCCCCTGGTTCACATCGTCAAGGGGATTCCCGTCAGCCAGATGAAAAAAGGGCTGCGGGTCAAGGCGGTGTTCGCCAAAAAGACCACGTCCACCATTATGGACATCGACCATTTCCGGCCGGAGGTGCAGGACTCCGTCAAGATGGGCTACACCTACGATGAACTGGAGATCGGCATGACCGCCTCGTTCACCAAGACCATCACCGAAACGGATGTCTACCTGTTTGCCGGTATTTCGGGGGATTTCAACCCCATGCACATGAACGAGGAGTTCGCCAAGAAGACGCCTTTCGGCACCCGCATTGCCCATGGGGCCCTGCCCCAGTGCCTGTGCGCTCCGGTGCTGGGTATGAAGCTGCCGGGGTTGGGCACCGTGGCCCTGGAGATCACCACCCGCTTCAAGGCCCCCACCTACTTCGGCGATACCATCACCTGCGTGGGCGAGATCATCGAGAAACTGGAAGACCGCAAGTGGGCGCGCATGTCCCTGACCTGGACCAATCAGGATGGGAAGCTGGTGGCTGAAGGAAAAGCTCTCGTTATGCCTCCTCAGTCTTCGTGA
- a CDS encoding thiolase family protein, whose product MQKNRNVGIIGVGQSVYSSHREEVNQPEMIHEAVAEALENAGITLDDVDCIVHGNMELFEMVHQPDLWHTLGSGAFGKESLRVTTGGTTGATLVCAADHLVASGLHDIVLAIGFEKLQEGHTTGGITNMADPLWGRQLQTGALTGMTAAQMIDEFGEERAKKVAMKYRILMDKHAMKNEKAHRRLGLEFDQAEDLAVNSPALVGELRMIHMCSQSDGACVMIFACEEKAKALCDQPAWIKDHVTAHREEMFCIFGDAPVLSTHRFAAQKLFERCGITDPRKEIDLFEMYDPSSWWGSDWLREFLLLEGDEHLKMIENDEIAIDGAFPVNPSGGVTASNPIGATAMVRVAEAALQVMGRAGGHQVPKTVNQALASGFGGTMWTVLTLLTREVPW is encoded by the coding sequence ATGCAGAAAAACAGAAATGTCGGCATTATCGGCGTCGGACAATCGGTTTACTCCAGTCACCGAGAAGAGGTCAACCAGCCGGAAATGATCCATGAAGCGGTGGCCGAAGCACTGGAAAATGCAGGGATCACCCTGGATGACGTGGACTGCATCGTCCATGGAAACATGGAGCTGTTCGAAATGGTGCATCAGCCGGATCTGTGGCACACCCTGGGCTCCGGCGCCTTCGGCAAAGAGAGCCTGCGGGTGACCACCGGCGGAACCACCGGAGCCACTCTGGTGTGCGCGGCCGATCATCTGGTGGCTTCGGGCCTTCACGATATCGTATTGGCCATCGGGTTCGAAAAGCTTCAGGAAGGCCACACCACCGGCGGAATCACCAACATGGCCGATCCGTTGTGGGGCCGCCAGCTGCAGACCGGTGCCCTCACCGGCATGACCGCGGCCCAGATGATCGATGAATTCGGTGAAGAGCGCGCCAAAAAGGTGGCCATGAAGTACCGTATTCTCATGGACAAACACGCCATGAAAAACGAGAAGGCCCACCGCCGGTTGGGACTCGAGTTTGACCAGGCCGAGGATCTGGCGGTCAATTCTCCCGCCCTGGTGGGTGAACTGCGTATGATTCACATGTGCTCCCAGAGCGACGGCGCCTGCGTCATGATCTTCGCCTGCGAGGAAAAGGCCAAGGCCCTGTGCGACCAGCCCGCATGGATCAAGGACCACGTCACGGCCCACCGCGAAGAGATGTTCTGCATCTTCGGCGATGCCCCGGTGCTCAGCACCCATCGCTTTGCGGCCCAAAAGCTGTTCGAACGCTGCGGCATCACCGACCCCAGAAAGGAGATCGACCTGTTCGAAATGTACGATCCTTCCAGTTGGTGGGGCTCGGACTGGCTGCGCGAATTTCTCCTGTTGGAAGGCGACGAACACCTGAAAATGATTGAAAACGACGAGATCGCCATAGACGGTGCCTTTCCGGTCAACCCCTCCGGCGGCGTCACCGCCTCCAATCCCATCGGTGCCACCGCCATGGTGCGCGTGGCCGAGGCGGCCCTTCAGGTCATGGGCCGGGCCGGCGGCCACCAGGTGCCCAAGACCGTCAACCAGGCACTGGCCTCCGGTTTCGGCGGCACCATGTGGACCGTTCTGACCCTGTTGACGCGGGAAGTGCCCTGGTGA
- a CDS encoding long-chain-fatty-acid--CoA ligase, translating into MNLGTYLDTAVERFTDLPYLQFYDQTVTYGEFGRQVNILANALKRQGFEKGDFIHVLVQNSPQTLMAYFAIQKIGAVAGPVNGWWKAPEVEYLLNDSKGRGLIIEDQYLPILDEIKANCPHLEKIIEVSDNPRPEHIDLAGLLAEGDDTPVVCDGDAEDTAYIFYTSGTTGNPKGVLLSHKNVLADVDGITRALNLEENMTALIFLPLFHVNAMISCTFALGIGLQIVLRRQFSASEFWEVVDRYKVNFWSAVPAVYQILLSDPTRQKYDLSSLQFGICGAAPLTEETMKNFQDTFNIPIVEGYGLTEATCVSTINPRDGVRKVGSIGVPLPGQEVKILGEDGSECPRGEAGEICIGGDVVMKGYFNRPEETTETLADGYLHTGDVGVMDEDGYIFIVDRIKDMIIRGGENIYPKEIDNLLATHPMIQEAATVGVPDETMGEEVKVFVIPLDDELTEEEVIDFCKKNLAKFKVPKYVEILEDDFPRSPIGKVLKKELRQWGLTPRPKKAQGPQVTVDDIFGTMESRVNPEGVAGVNANYGYIITGSGGGEWTVCVADGDVKVKEGLHDPAVTTTCAAKDWIAITLGKLDGMTAFSSGKLKVEGDMGLLVKAASFFNKYQPPAAAPEVTVDDIFGTMESRVNPEGVAGVTANYGYIITGSGGGEWTVCVADGDVKVKEGLHDPAVTTTCAAKDWIAITLGKLDGMTAFTSGKLKVEGDMGLLTQATKFFKKYTPPQVAPEVTVDDIFGTMESRVNPEGVAGITANYGYIITGSGGGEWTVCVADGDVKVKEGLHDPAVTTTCSAKDWIAITLGKLDGMTAFTSGRLKVEGDMGLLTQATKFFKKYTPPGPAAQEEEKEELLRLNQILSIPQRFATGPVMGKFLKAFKEKKILANKCPECGRLQLPPREVCAECKVRAEEWVEVGPGGIIATPDITYYASPDPLTGESRETPYISAHFLLDGCKGHETLWHELVADDFSKVKRGVRVRPVWNEKRIGAITDIKYFEIVE; encoded by the coding sequence ATGAACCTGGGCACCTATCTGGATACGGCCGTGGAGCGCTTCACGGACCTTCCCTATCTCCAGTTTTATGACCAGACCGTTACGTATGGCGAATTCGGCAGGCAGGTCAACATCCTGGCCAATGCCTTGAAACGCCAGGGATTCGAAAAAGGCGATTTTATTCATGTGCTCGTGCAGAACAGCCCCCAGACCCTGATGGCCTACTTCGCCATCCAGAAGATCGGCGCCGTTGCCGGACCGGTCAATGGATGGTGGAAGGCCCCCGAGGTGGAGTACCTGCTCAACGACTCCAAGGGCCGTGGGCTGATCATCGAAGACCAGTATCTGCCCATCCTGGACGAGATCAAGGCCAATTGCCCCCACCTGGAGAAGATCATCGAGGTGAGCGACAATCCGCGTCCCGAGCACATCGACCTCGCCGGTTTGCTGGCCGAAGGCGACGACACGCCGGTCGTGTGCGACGGCGACGCCGAGGATACGGCCTACATTTTCTACACCTCCGGCACCACCGGAAACCCCAAAGGCGTGCTGCTGTCCCATAAGAACGTCCTGGCCGACGTGGACGGGATCACCCGGGCGCTCAACCTGGAAGAGAACATGACCGCCTTGATCTTCCTGCCCCTGTTCCACGTCAATGCCATGATTTCGTGCACGTTTGCCCTGGGCATTGGCCTGCAGATCGTTTTGCGCCGTCAGTTTTCCGCCAGCGAATTTTGGGAAGTGGTGGACCGCTACAAGGTCAACTTCTGGTCGGCGGTTCCCGCGGTGTACCAGATCCTGCTTTCGGATCCCACCCGCCAGAAGTACGATCTGAGCAGCCTGCAGTTCGGTATCTGCGGCGCCGCGCCGCTGACCGAAGAGACCATGAAGAATTTTCAGGACACCTTCAACATTCCCATCGTCGAAGGGTACGGGCTCACCGAGGCCACCTGCGTGAGCACCATCAATCCCCGTGACGGGGTGAGAAAAGTGGGCTCCATCGGCGTGCCGCTGCCCGGTCAGGAGGTCAAGATTCTGGGCGAAGACGGCAGTGAGTGCCCCCGCGGCGAGGCCGGCGAAATCTGCATCGGCGGCGACGTGGTCATGAAGGGTTATTTCAACCGGCCCGAAGAGACCACCGAAACCCTTGCCGACGGCTACTTGCACACCGGCGATGTGGGAGTCATGGACGAAGACGGCTATATCTTTATCGTTGACCGCATTAAAGACATGATCATTCGCGGCGGCGAGAACATCTACCCCAAGGAGATCGACAACCTGCTGGCCACCCATCCCATGATCCAGGAAGCGGCCACGGTGGGAGTGCCGGACGAGACCATGGGTGAGGAGGTCAAGGTGTTCGTCATTCCGCTGGACGACGAACTCACCGAAGAAGAGGTGATCGACTTCTGCAAAAAGAACCTGGCCAAGTTCAAGGTTCCCAAATACGTCGAGATCCTGGAGGACGATTTTCCCCGCAGCCCCATCGGCAAGGTGCTCAAAAAAGAGCTGCGCCAGTGGGGACTGACGCCCAGGCCGAAAAAAGCCCAGGGCCCCCAGGTAACCGTGGACGATATCTTCGGCACCATGGAGAGCCGGGTCAATCCCGAGGGGGTGGCCGGCGTCAATGCCAACTACGGTTACATCATCACCGGCTCCGGCGGCGGCGAGTGGACCGTGTGCGTGGCCGACGGCGACGTGAAGGTCAAAGAAGGGCTGCATGATCCGGCGGTAACGACTACCTGCGCGGCCAAGGACTGGATCGCCATCACCTTGGGCAAGCTGGACGGCATGACGGCCTTTTCCTCGGGCAAGCTCAAGGTGGAAGGGGACATGGGCCTGCTGGTCAAGGCGGCCAGCTTCTTCAACAAATACCAGCCTCCGGCAGCGGCTCCCGAAGTGACGGTGGACGATATCTTCGGCACCATGGAGAGCCGGGTCAATCCCGAGGGGGTGGCCGGGGTCACGGCCAACTACGGATATATCATCACCGGTTCGGGCGGCGGCGAGTGGACCGTGTGCGTGGCCGACGGCGACGTGAAGGTCAAGGAAGGGCTGCACGACCCTGCAGTGACGACCACCTGCGCGGCCAAGGACTGGATTGCCATCACCTTGGGCAAGCTGGACGGTATGACGGCCTTTACGTCCGGCAAGTTGAAGGTCGAAGGCGACATGGGCCTTTTGACCCAGGCAACGAAGTTCTTCAAGAAGTACACGCCCCCGCAGGTGGCGCCCGAGGTGACGGTGGACGATATTTTCGGCACCATGGAGAGCCGGGTCAATCCCGAGGGAGTGGCCGGAATCACCGCCAACTACGGATATATCATCACCGGTTCGGGCGGCGGCGAGTGGACCGTGTGCGTGGCCGACGGCGACGTGAAGGTCAAAGAGGGATTGCACGATCCTGCCGTGACCACCACTTGCAGCGCCAAGGACTGGATCGCCATCACGCTGGGCAAGCTGGACGGCATGACGGCCTTTACCTCCGGTCGGCTAAAAGTGGAAGGCGATATGGGCCTTTTGACCCAGGCGACGAAGTTTTTCAAAAAATACACGCCGCCGGGTCCCGCTGCCCAGGAGGAGGAGAAGGAAGAACTGCTGCGGCTCAACCAGATCCTCTCCATTCCCCAGCGTTTTGCCACCGGCCCCGTGATGGGAAAATTTCTCAAGGCCTTCAAAGAGAAGAAAATCCTGGCCAACAAGTGCCCTGAATGCGGACGGCTTCAGCTTCCTCCCCGGGAAGTTTGCGCCGAGTGCAAGGTCCGTGCGGAAGAATGGGTGGAAGTCGGTCCCGGCGGCATTATCGCCACACCGGACATCACCTACTATGCCAGCCCGGATCCGCTCACCGGCGAGAGCCGGGAAACGCCCTATATCTCCGCCCATTTTCTCCTGGACGGCTGCAAGGGGCACGAAACCCTGTGGCACGAACTGGTGGCCGACGACTTTTCCAAGGTCAAGCGCGGAGTGCGGGTGCGCCCGGTATGGAACGAAAAGCGCATCGGGGCCATTACGGATATCAAGTATTTTGAGATTGTCGAGTAA
- a CDS encoding type II toxin-antitoxin system prevent-host-death family antitoxin, translating to MTNQIGIREAKIHLSKYLRMVKQGCEIVITERGRPIGRIVPIGNNEIPLEDRIKKLEDSGILEPEKKGTEITQPIPIKGNKTAQEYLLEDREDR from the coding sequence ATGACGAATCAAATTGGAATCAGGGAGGCCAAGATACACCTCAGCAAATACCTGAGGATGGTAAAGCAAGGCTGTGAAATAGTTATAACGGAACGCGGCCGGCCCATCGGAAGAATCGTTCCAATAGGAAACAATGAAATCCCTTTGGAAGACCGCATAAAGAAACTTGAAGATTCCGGAATTCTGGAGCCTGAGAAAAAGGGAACGGAAATTACACAGCCGATTCCCATTAAAGGAAACAAAACGGCCCAGGAGTATCTTCTGGAAGACAGAGAGGATCGGTGA
- a CDS encoding acyl-CoA dehydrogenase family protein, whose protein sequence is MSMEYSTKASCQQYFTKAHDMVRRSVKEFIDKEVKPFIDDWEEAGSFPKEIYKKAGEVGILGIGYPDECGGTPGDIFFTIAASEELMRSGSGGFVAGLGSLNIALPPIVRRGTDEQKEKFVNPVLAGDRIAALAITEPGGGSDVSNLATTAVRDGDHYVVNGSKTFITSGTRADQITCAVRTGDPGAHGISMLVIEADTPGYSVSSPLKKTGWWASDTAEIFFDDCRVPVSNRIGEENQGFYAIMENFQGERLSLAIMAYMTAQMALEEAQAYAKERKAFGKTLTGFQVNRHKLVDMATLVEVAKEYTWRVAAKIDAGIDQIKEVSMAKNFACSVSDRVTFDAVQLFGGYGYMRGHLVERLYRDNRILSIGGGTTEIMKEIISKLM, encoded by the coding sequence ATGAGCATGGAATATTCAACCAAGGCTTCCTGCCAGCAGTATTTCACCAAGGCCCACGACATGGTGCGCCGCTCGGTCAAGGAATTCATCGATAAGGAGGTTAAACCCTTCATCGACGACTGGGAGGAGGCGGGGAGCTTTCCCAAAGAGATTTACAAGAAGGCCGGGGAGGTGGGCATTCTGGGAATCGGCTATCCCGACGAATGCGGCGGCACCCCCGGCGATATCTTTTTCACCATTGCCGCCAGCGAGGAACTGATGCGTTCGGGCTCCGGCGGCTTCGTGGCCGGCCTGGGTTCGTTGAACATCGCCCTGCCGCCCATTGTCCGGCGGGGCACAGACGAGCAGAAAGAGAAATTCGTCAACCCGGTGCTCGCCGGCGACCGGATTGCCGCCCTGGCCATTACCGAACCCGGCGGCGGTTCGGATGTCTCCAATCTGGCCACTACGGCCGTGCGCGACGGCGACCATTACGTCGTCAACGGCAGCAAGACCTTTATCACCAGCGGTACTCGGGCCGACCAGATTACCTGTGCCGTGCGTACCGGCGATCCCGGCGCCCACGGTATCAGCATGCTGGTGATCGAAGCCGACACGCCGGGCTATTCGGTCTCCTCTCCGCTTAAAAAGACCGGCTGGTGGGCATCGGACACCGCCGAAATCTTTTTCGACGACTGCCGGGTCCCGGTGAGCAACCGGATCGGCGAAGAGAACCAGGGCTTTTACGCCATTATGGAGAATTTTCAGGGCGAGCGGTTGTCGCTGGCCATCATGGCTTACATGACCGCCCAGATGGCTTTGGAAGAGGCCCAGGCCTACGCCAAGGAGCGCAAGGCTTTCGGTAAAACGCTGACCGGATTCCAGGTGAACCGCCACAAGCTGGTGGATATGGCCACCCTGGTGGAAGTGGCCAAAGAGTACACCTGGCGGGTGGCCGCAAAGATCGACGCCGGCATCGACCAGATCAAGGAGGTCTCCATGGCCAAGAATTTCGCCTGCAGCGTCAGCGACCGGGTGACCTTCGACGCGGTGCAGTTGTTCGGCGGATACGGATACATGCGCGGCCATCTGGTGGAGCGGCTTTACCGGGACAACCGCATCCTTTCCATCGGGGGCGGGACGACGGAGATTATGAAGGAGATAATTTCTAAACTTATGTAA
- a CDS encoding acyl-CoA dehydrogenase: protein MALELAERRDVDFVLYEQLGLDKLIEHDRFAEFNKKTLDLIVTEARTLAVKELLPANVPGDREGCLFENGTVKVPEAYRRIFELYREGEWIALADDPEVGGQGLPVTATSAVHEYFNGANTAFCMYPGLCHGAGKLVEIFGTDEQKKLYLGKMYAGQWGGSMLLTEPEAGSDVGNLTTSAKKNDDGTYSITGSKIFITGGEQDLTENIIHPVLARIEGAPAGTKGISLFLVPKIRVNADGSLGEPNDVVCTGIEEKLGIHGSATCSLTLGGKGQCIGILLGEENKGMRAMFHMMNEARLGVGIQGFAMASAAFSFALNYARERKQGRNLLEMMNPDAQSVPIIQHPDVRRMLMWMKSYVEGMRSFVYYVGNCFDHEAIAADDAERERWQGLIELLTPVVKAYCTDKAFEVCTQAVQTFGGYGYTMEYPVEQYLRDSKITSIYEGTNGIQAMDFLGRKLGMKKGQYFMALLEEINKTVAAAKAVPALEAMALTVENAVNKLGETAFNLGTTAMSPKVMTAFAFAQPLLEVTGDVVMGWMHLWRAVAAVPGLEKHAGSLDPAARKEKAEKNKHAAFYEGKLRVAEFFIHTLLPATMGKMTAISGVCDAAMEMPERSFGN from the coding sequence ATGGCATTGGAATTAGCGGAACGACGCGACGTAGATTTCGTATTATATGAACAGCTGGGGTTGGACAAGCTGATCGAGCATGATCGGTTTGCGGAGTTCAACAAAAAGACCCTGGACCTGATCGTCACCGAGGCCCGCACGCTGGCCGTCAAGGAACTCTTGCCCGCCAACGTTCCGGGAGACCGCGAAGGTTGCCTCTTCGAAAATGGCACGGTGAAGGTGCCCGAGGCCTACCGCAGGATTTTCGAACTCTACCGGGAAGGGGAGTGGATTGCCCTGGCCGACGATCCGGAAGTGGGCGGCCAGGGGCTGCCGGTCACCGCTACGTCGGCGGTTCACGAATACTTCAACGGCGCCAACACCGCCTTTTGTATGTATCCGGGGCTCTGCCACGGGGCCGGCAAACTGGTCGAAATTTTCGGCACCGACGAGCAGAAGAAACTGTACCTCGGGAAGATGTATGCCGGCCAGTGGGGCGGCTCCATGCTGCTCACCGAACCCGAGGCCGGCAGCGACGTGGGTAATCTGACCACCTCGGCCAAGAAAAACGATGACGGCACCTATTCCATCACCGGCAGCAAAATCTTCATCACCGGAGGCGAGCAGGACCTGACCGAGAACATCATCCACCCGGTCCTGGCGCGCATTGAAGGGGCGCCGGCCGGAACCAAGGGCATTTCCCTGTTTTTGGTGCCCAAGATCCGGGTCAATGCCGACGGTAGCCTGGGCGAGCCCAACGACGTGGTCTGCACGGGCATCGAGGAGAAGCTGGGCATCCATGGCAGCGCCACCTGTTCGCTCACCTTGGGGGGCAAGGGGCAGTGCATCGGCATCCTGCTGGGCGAGGAGAACAAGGGCATGCGGGCCATGTTCCATATGATGAACGAGGCCCGGCTGGGTGTGGGAATCCAGGGCTTTGCCATGGCCAGCGCCGCTTTTTCATTTGCCCTCAATTACGCCCGGGAGCGCAAACAGGGCAGGAACCTGCTCGAGATGATGAATCCCGATGCGCAGTCGGTGCCCATCATCCAACATCCGGACGTGCGGCGCATGCTCATGTGGATGAAATCCTACGTAGAAGGCATGCGCAGCTTTGTTTACTATGTGGGCAACTGCTTCGACCACGAGGCCATTGCTGCCGACGACGCCGAGCGGGAGCGCTGGCAGGGGCTGATCGAACTGCTCACCCCGGTGGTCAAGGCCTACTGCACGGACAAGGCCTTCGAGGTGTGCACCCAGGCGGTACAGACCTTTGGCGGCTATGGCTACACCATGGAGTATCCCGTGGAGCAGTACCTGAGAGACAGCAAGATCACCAGCATCTATGAAGGCACCAACGGCATCCAGGCCATGGATTTCCTGGGCCGCAAGCTGGGTATGAAAAAGGGCCAGTATTTCATGGCACTGTTGGAAGAGATAAACAAGACCGTGGCAGCGGCCAAGGCTGTTCCTGCACTGGAAGCCATGGCCCTGACCGTGGAAAATGCGGTCAACAAGCTGGGCGAAACAGCCTTTAACCTGGGCACCACCGCCATGAGCCCGAAGGTGATGACGGCCTTCGCCTTTGCCCAGCCGCTGCTGGAGGTGACCGGGGACGTGGTCATGGGCTGGATGCACCTGTGGCGGGCGGTTGCCGCCGTTCCCGGACTGGAAAAGCATGCCGGTAGCCTGGATCCGGCTGCCCGCAAGGAAAAGGCGGAGAAGAACAAACATGCCGCATTTTACGAAGGCAAGCTCCGGGTGGCCGAGTTTTTCATCCACACTTTATTGCCTGCCACCATGGGCAAGATGACGGCTATTTCCGGCGTCTGCGATGCGGCTATGGAGATGCCGGAGCGGTCTTTCGGGAATTAA
- a CDS encoding IS1634 family transposase — translation MENLVPDNLTFSEVGHLPIIKDFAKKIELVETLDTLVDSEMELSPGVAILAMVLDTLSGRTPLYRMEEFFQEKDTELMLGCDVKPGLFCDYNIGRVLDKIFDTGTQKVFSQIAQKAIGVFDVDPRRLHFDTTSISVFGDYDFVDPPLKITYGHSKDKRPDLKQFIVSMLCVDRNIPILGTTEDGNASDKTLNNELLGGVSKHMARHGLKPGAFVYVADSAFVTPDNLEKSRDKNVKFLTRLPATYKECSRAISEAVIAENWIDFGELNQTPATKKRPAAIYRGFETTVELYGETYRAIVVHSSAHDKRRHKRIDRLLEQKRKDLETHGKKINAGPFYCRADAEAAAEKIGKATPNSYHRLRYEIREKAKYRRGRPAKGKPRTPIGYEYLLDVKIEKDTDAITPLRLEAGCFVLLTNLSGTKEQVQWSAVTLLELYKNQSGIEQNFGFLKDPVIVNSIFLKKPKRIEVLGLILVIALLIWRLMERCMRQHLERTKGEISGWKNRPTKRPTSFMMTTKFLSILVAKSGKRRQLVRPLKPVQLEFLQAMGVDPEVFIKP, via the coding sequence ATGGAGAATCTGGTTCCCGATAATCTGACATTTTCAGAAGTCGGCCATCTGCCGATCATCAAAGACTTCGCCAAAAAGATTGAGCTGGTCGAGACACTGGACACCCTGGTTGACAGCGAAATGGAACTCTCACCGGGAGTCGCTATTCTGGCCATGGTGTTAGACACACTTTCGGGAAGAACCCCTTTGTACCGGATGGAAGAATTCTTTCAGGAGAAGGACACTGAATTGATGTTGGGTTGCGATGTCAAACCGGGACTTTTCTGTGACTACAATATTGGCCGTGTGCTGGACAAGATCTTCGACACCGGCACACAAAAGGTGTTCTCGCAGATCGCTCAAAAGGCCATTGGCGTGTTTGACGTCGATCCCCGTCGTTTACATTTCGATACCACCTCCATCAGTGTTTTCGGAGATTATGACTTTGTCGATCCACCACTTAAAATCACCTATGGTCACAGCAAGGACAAGCGTCCGGATCTGAAGCAGTTTATCGTTTCAATGCTGTGCGTGGATCGGAACATCCCCATCTTGGGGACCACCGAAGACGGCAACGCTTCGGATAAAACGTTGAACAACGAACTTTTAGGAGGCGTCTCAAAGCACATGGCCCGGCACGGGCTTAAACCGGGAGCCTTCGTATACGTAGCGGACTCGGCTTTTGTCACGCCGGACAATCTCGAAAAATCGAGAGATAAAAACGTAAAATTCCTGACCCGGCTGCCAGCCACCTACAAGGAGTGTAGCCGTGCCATCTCCGAGGCCGTTATCGCCGAGAATTGGATTGATTTTGGCGAACTCAATCAGACACCGGCTACGAAAAAGCGCCCTGCTGCGATTTACCGTGGATTTGAAACCACCGTAGAGCTCTATGGTGAAACCTACCGCGCCATCGTTGTGCACTCTTCCGCTCATGACAAACGTCGCCATAAGCGTATTGATCGATTGCTTGAGCAAAAACGCAAAGATCTGGAAACCCACGGCAAAAAGATTAACGCAGGTCCCTTTTATTGCCGGGCCGATGCCGAGGCTGCAGCAGAAAAGATCGGTAAAGCCACCCCAAACAGCTATCACAGACTACGGTATGAAATCAGGGAAAAGGCCAAATATCGCCGGGGAAGACCCGCCAAAGGAAAACCACGTACGCCCATCGGTTACGAATATCTTCTTGATGTCAAGATTGAAAAGGATACGGATGCAATCACTCCCTTGCGTCTTGAGGCCGGATGCTTTGTTTTATTAACCAACCTGTCCGGGACCAAGGAGCAGGTCCAATGGTCCGCCGTTACTCTTTTGGAGTTGTATAAGAACCAGAGCGGTATCGAACAAAACTTCGGATTCTTGAAAGACCCGGTAATCGTCAACTCCATCTTTTTGAAAAAGCCGAAACGTATCGAAGTGCTTGGTTTGATCCTTGTAATCGCACTTCTGATTTGGCGCTTGATGGAGCGCTGTATGCGTCAACATCTGGAAAGAACGAAAGGCGAAATCAGCGGCTGGAAAAATCGCCCGACCAAGCGACCGACCTCTTTCATGATGACGACGAAATTCTTAAGCATATTGGTAGCGAAATCAGGAAAACGAAGACAACTGGTCAGGCCGTTAAAGCCTGTTCAGCTGGAATTTTTACAGGCTATGGGGGTTGACCCGGAAGTATTTATCAAACCGTAA
- a CDS encoding type II toxin-antitoxin system VapC family toxin, whose protein sequence is MVIYWDASAILPLLIEDRHSEKAIRIEKQKGIHFTSTLGIAETYAVLKRMHHEKVLEDILYESAVESFENSIIRKINTQPDRTIVRELSSQYVLKGADLWHLAVVKTIQSELPEVAILSFDKQLTTAAEKEGIVFLEY, encoded by the coding sequence ATGGTCATATATTGGGATGCATCCGCCATCCTGCCGCTCCTTATTGAAGACAGGCACAGCGAAAAAGCAATAAGGATTGAAAAGCAAAAGGGAATTCACTTTACTTCCACCCTTGGCATTGCCGAAACCTATGCGGTTTTGAAAAGGATGCATCATGAAAAGGTTCTGGAGGATATCCTGTATGAATCCGCCGTTGAGTCTTTTGAAAACAGTATTATCCGTAAAATCAACACACAACCGGATCGAACCATTGTCCGGGAGTTGTCTTCACAATATGTTTTAAAAGGAGCCGATCTCTGGCATCTGGCGGTGGTTAAAACAATTCAATCGGAGTTGCCCGAAGTTGCAATTCTCAGCTTCGATAAACAATTGACGACTGCTGCCGAAAAAGAAGGGATCGTTTTCCTTGAATATTAA